The stretch of DNA CGAGGGTGCGGCGGCCGGTCAGGAGGTAGGTCTGGCGTACGAGGCCGGGGGCGCAGGTCGCGCAGAGCGTGTCGAAGGCTTCGGCGGGGGTCGCCCCCGGCGTGGGCGCGGACGGCTCCGGTTCGGGCTTCGCCCCGGCCTTCGGCTCGGGCCGGGCGACGGCCGGTGCGCCTGCCACTGGCTCGGGCGGGGCGTGGCCGTTCATCGCCGCGCCCACCGGGATGCGCTCGGGGGACTTGCCGCCCTTGGTGTCGACGGCCGAATCCGGGTCCTTGGCCCAGCTGGGGCGGCGTACGGAAGGTTTGTCGGCGACCGTCTGCTCGTTCGCGATCTCGGCCAGCAGCTTCGCGTAGATGCCACGCCTGCGGCCGCTCGGAGTCGAGCGGCCCGACTCCCAGGAGCGGACGGTCTCCCGGGTGACGCCCACCTTCGCGGCGATCGCGGCCTGGCTCAGGTGCTTCGCCTCGCGCAGACGCCGGCGTTCCTTGGGGGACGGCAACGGGGTGGCAGGGCTCTGGGTCATGTCGGACTCTCCGCGCCGTGGGCCGTGGGCCTTCGTGCGGCGGGCAGCAGGGCGCGGCCGATCCGCCGTACGAAAAAGTACATAAACGTATATTGAGCGACACATCCGGTATTCGCCTGTTACGGGGAGAAAGCGCGTGTCGTTGGGAGCATGGCGGGTGTGACTCAAATCACCGACCGCAGCTCACCGTTGCCGCCCCTCAAGCCGCTGATCGAGCGGGCCCGTGACCGCTCACCCGGACTGGCGACGTGCCTGTTCGGCGGCGCCGTCGCGGCCGGGCTCGGCCTGGGCTCGTGTGCCGTCCTGGTGATGGTCCTCTGGATCAGCTCGCCCTATCCGGACAGCGGGCCCGACGGGGCGCTGCACGTCGCGGCCTCGGTGTGGCTGATCGCCCACGGCACGGAGCTGATCAGGACGGACACGCTCTCCGGGGCTCCCGCGCCGGTCGGTGTCACGCCCCTGCTCCTGATGGTGCTGCCGGGCTGGCTCGCGCACCGGGCGGCGCGGGACGCGGCGGATCCGGAGGGGCGGGGCCTGGCGCCGCGGACCGCGTGGTGCGGGGTGGTGGGCGGCTATCTGCTGGTCGGCGCCGCCGCGACGCTGTACGCCGCCGGGGGCGAGCTGCGGCCGTCGTGGCCGAGCGCGGTCATGCACCTGCCGGTGCTGGTGGCGGGTGCGGCGGCGGTGGGGGTGTGGACGGCGATCGGGCGGCCCCGGAAGCCGCTGCCGGGCGTGGTGCGGGGCGGTCTGAGCGCGCTGCCCACGGCGGTACGTCCCTTCCTCGTACGTCGACACGTCCGCGCCGTCACGCGGGCCGGAGCGGCGGGGGCGGTGGTGCTCGTCGGCGGTGGAGCGCTCCTGGTCGCGGTGTCCCTCGCCCTGCACGGCGGCCTGGCGAGGGCGTCGTTCGCGCAGGTCACGGACGTGTGGTCGGGACGCTTCGCGGTGCTGCTGCTCGCCGTGGCGCTGGTGCCGAACGCGGCGGTGTGGGGTGCGGCGTACGGCCTCGGCCCCGGCTTCGCGCTCGGCACGGGGGGCGTGGCGGGGCCGCTCGCGGTGACCTCGGGCCCGATGCTGCCGGCGTTCCCGCTGCTCGCCGCGGTACCGGCGGAGGGGCCGGGGTCGCCGTTGACGTGGGCGGCGGGCGGGGTGCCGCTGGCGGCGGGGATCGCGGTCGCGTGGTTCACGGCGGGGGCGGCGGCGCCTGTCCGCGGGGAGCGGGACGGGGCGTGGTCCCGGGGGCGGACGGCGCTGGTGGCCGTGGCGGCGGCGGCGCTGTGCGGGGCTTCCATGGCGGGGCTCGCGGCGCTGGCGGGAGGCCCGATGGGGGTGGCCGCCCTGGCCGACTTCGGGCCGGTGTGGTGGCAGGCGGGGCCGGCGGCGCTGGGGTGGACGGGGGCGGTGGGGGTGCCGTTCGCCTTGCTGGCGCGGGCCTGGCGCTTGCGGACGCGGCGGGCTGCGCCCCGCTGGACGTGGCTGCCGAGCCTGCGGCTGCGGGGCCTGCGGCTGGCGAGGCCACGTCTTCCCCAGCTGAACCTGCGGGCCCCTCGTCTGCGCCTCCCGCGGGTCCCTCGCCGCCGGCAGAAGCCGGTGCCGCCGGCGCTGCCTGCGCCGGAGCCGTTCGAGCCTTACGACTTCCTGCCTCATTCGCCTGCGGCGGGCGTGACGGACGACTGGCACAGCGAGGCGTCCCGCGAGGCTCGCTGGGCGGCCCTGAGAAACGCGAACCCGGAGGAACGGCCTCCGGGGGCCTGAGGGGGCGGGGCGCTGCCGGGGGCGCAGGGGCGCAGGGGCGCCGGGTGCCTGTGCCCCTGCGGCGCGGGCGGGCGGGGCCCCGCTGTGCCCCTGCCGCGCGGGGGCGGGTTCGCCTGTGACCCTGCGGCGCGGCCCCGTGGGGCCCTGCCGCGGGGGCGCCCGGCTGCTCCCGCCCCGCCACCAAGCCCGCCGCTTCGCGGCGGATCTTTCCCGCCCACCCACCCGATTACCCCGCAGTGCCCCGGCCTCGCGAAGCGGGCTCAGGTGGCGGAGGTGCAGAGGCTGCGGGGCAATCGGGTGGGTGGGCGGGGAGAACCCGCCGCGAAGCGGCGGGCTTGGTGGCGGAGGCGACAGACGCTGCGGGGCAATCGGGTGGGTGGGCGGGGAGAATCCGCCGCGAAGCGGCGGGCTAGTGAAGCCGACCCACAGGCGAGAAAAATAGCCGGGCCCGCCCCGCCCAGGCAGGCCCCAACCAAGTCAGCCCCCGGCCAGGCCAGGCCAGCTCAGCCCCAACCAGGTCAGCCCCTGCCCCGGCCAGCCAGGCCAGGGCCCCGGGCAAGGCCAGCCCCGGCCAGGCAGGCCCCCGGCCAGGATCAGTCGCGCTCTGCGAGCAGAGGGCGCAACTGCTTCGGCAGGAGGTCTTCGCACTGCTGCTTCGACTGGCTCGTGAGCGCGTCGTTAACGCACGTGTAGTAGTCCCGGTACACCAGCTGCGCAGCGAACGTCGCCGCCACCATCGCCAGAGCCAGCGACGCCGTCACCAGGCCGCTGACCGCCGCCGTGGTCTGCGGCTTCGTGCTCGCGGGGTCGGCCGCGGGCTGCTTGGTGACCGGCGCCGTCGGGTCCGGCTGCTTCGGCTTCGCCCGCAGCGAGCTGATGCCCCAGTTCAGCGCGAGCGCGCCCAGGAGCAGGGCCACGTACCGCCAGCCGAAGAGGGCGAAGAAGAAGGCCCACATGCCCGAGAGCAGGGCGTACCGAGCGCGGCGCTGAGCCGGGTCCGTCGGGTCCCAGCGCATGCCGCCGCCGGTGCCGGAGGGCCCGTCGGGGCCCTGCCCGCCCTCCTTGCCGGGGCGCTCGCCGAAGCCGCCGCCCTGGGAGCGGCCGGGCTGCCGGTCGCTCCACTGGCTGCCCCAGGGGGAACGCCCCCGGCCGTCCGACGAGTCGGGGCTTTCGCCGCCGTTGCCGGGGCGGGGCCGCCACGGTTGGTCAGGGGTTCCCTCCGGCGGCGGCGCGAAGGGGTTGTCGTCGTCCTTCTTCTTCCCGGAGCCCGAGGAGTCGGAGGAACCCGAGTCCTGGGAGCCCTGCGGCGGGGACGACGGGCGGCCGTCGCGCAGCAGCGTCGAGCCGCGCTCCCCTGCGTGCGTCGAACCGAACGCGAAGGACAGCGGGAGGCGGAGGCTACGGTCCGGCATCAGGTGTGCGTCTTCCCCTTGGTCGAGCGAACTTGGCGAGCGAGCTTCTGGACGGTGTCCACGTCGGCGTCCACCTCGGCGTCCACGTCGGTGTGACGTTCTGGTGCAGACGCTACCTTCCGGCCGCGCCCCCGTCCCGTGAGGGGCCGCACCGTGTGCCGGTATCGTTGCTGACGGTCGGCCGCTTCGTAGAGTTCCCCGTATCGCGGGGGGCGAAGCCTTTGTACGACCCTACAAAGACGCACCTCCCGAGAAAGGGCCCCGCTGTGGCCAAGAGCCCTGTGGCCAAGCGCCTCGTCGTGCTGGTCTCCGGATCAGGTACGAATCTGCAGGCTCTGCTCGACAAGATCGCCACGGACGGGGCGGCGGGATACGGCGCCGAGATCGTCGCGGTCGGCGCCGACCGCGACGGCATCGTCGGACTCGAACGTGCCGAGAACGCGGGGATTCCCACGTTCGTCTGCCGGGTGAAGGACCACGCCACGCGCGACGAATGGGACGCGGCTCTCGCCGAAGCGACCGCCTCGTACAGCCCCGATCTGATCGTGTCGGCCGGGTTCATGAAGATCGTGGGGAAGGAATTCCTCGCTCGGTTCGGCGGCCGGTTCGTCAATACGCACCCCGCCCTGCTGCCCAGTTTCCCGGGGGCCCACGGTGTGCGCGACGCGCTCGCGTACGGCGCGAAGGTCACGGGATGCACCGTCCACTTCGTCGACGACGGCGTCGACACCGGCCCGATCATCGCCCAGGGCGTGGTCCCGGTCGGGGATGAGGACGACGAGAGCGCTCTGCACGAGCGCATCAAGGAAGTCGAGCGAAGGCTGCTCGTCGATGTCGTGGGGCGTCTGGCCCGTAACGGCTACCGCATTGAGGGACGAAAGGTACTTATCCCGTGACCGCCGAAGGTACGCACGGTTCGCAGCGCCCGATCAAGCGCGCGCTCATCAGCGTCTATGACAAGACCGGGCTCGAGGAGCTCGCGCGCGGTCTTCACGAGGCCGGCGTCGAGCTCGTCTCGACCGGTTCGACCGCCGCGAAGATCGCCGCCACCGGGGTGCCCGTCACCAAGGTCGAGGAGCTGACAGGGTTCCCCGAGTGCTTGGACGGCCGGGTCAAGACGCTGCACCCGCGCGTGCACGCCGGGATCCTCGCCGACCTGCGCCTCGACGACCACCAGCGCCAGCTCGCCGACCTCGGCGTCGAGCCGTTCCAGCTGGTCGTCGTGAACCTCTACCCCTTCAAGGCGACCGTCGCATCCGGCGCGACGCCCGACGAGTGCGTGGAGCAGATCGACATCGGCGGCCCCTCGATGGTCCGCGCCGCCGCCAAGAACCACCCCTCGGTGTCGGTCATCACGAGCCCCGACCGGTACGCGGACGTGCTCGCCGCCGTCCGTGACGGCGGCTTCGACCTGACCGCACGCAAGCGCCTCGCTGCCGAAGCGTTCCGCCACACCGCCGAGTACGACCTCGCGGTCGCCTCCTGGTTCGCGGACGACTACGCGTCGGACGGCACGGACTTCCCCGAGTTCATCGGCAGCGCGTACGCCCGCAAGAACGTCCTGCGCTACGGCGAGAACCCGCACCAGGGCGCCGCCCTCTACGTCGACGGCAATGGAGGCCTCGCCGAGGCCGAGCAGCTGCACGGCAAGGAGATGTCGTACAACAACTACACGGACACGGACGCCGCGCGCCGTGCCGCGTACGACCACGACGACCCCTGCGTCGCGATCATCAAGCACGCCAACCCCTGCGGCATCGCGATCGGCTCGAACGTCGCCGAGGCGCACCGCAAGGCGCACGCTTGTGACCCGCTCTCCGCGTTCGGCGGTGTGATCGCCGTCAACCGCCCGGTCTCCAAGGAGATGGCGGAGCAGGTCGCCGACATCTTCACCGAGGTCATCGTCGCGCCCGAGTACGAGGACGGCGCGTTCGAAGTCCTCACCAAGAAGAAGAACATCCGCGTCCTGCGCTGCCACCAGGCGCCGTCCAACGCGGTAGAGGTCAAGCAGATCGACGGCGGCGCGCTCCTCCAGGTGACCGACCGCCTCCAGGCCGACGGCGACAACCCCGCCAACTGGACGCTCGCCACGGGCGACGCGCTCAACGCGGGCGAGCTGGCCGAACTGGCCTTCGCCTGGAAGGCA from Streptomyces sp. BA2 encodes:
- a CDS encoding cell division protein PerM, whose amino-acid sequence is MAGVTQITDRSSPLPPLKPLIERARDRSPGLATCLFGGAVAAGLGLGSCAVLVMVLWISSPYPDSGPDGALHVAASVWLIAHGTELIRTDTLSGAPAPVGVTPLLLMVLPGWLAHRAARDAADPEGRGLAPRTAWCGVVGGYLLVGAAATLYAAGGELRPSWPSAVMHLPVLVAGAAAVGVWTAIGRPRKPLPGVVRGGLSALPTAVRPFLVRRHVRAVTRAGAAGAVVLVGGGALLVAVSLALHGGLARASFAQVTDVWSGRFAVLLLAVALVPNAAVWGAAYGLGPGFALGTGGVAGPLAVTSGPMLPAFPLLAAVPAEGPGSPLTWAAGGVPLAAGIAVAWFTAGAAAPVRGERDGAWSRGRTALVAVAAAALCGASMAGLAALAGGPMGVAALADFGPVWWQAGPAALGWTGAVGVPFALLARAWRLRTRRAAPRWTWLPSLRLRGLRLARPRLPQLNLRAPRLRLPRVPRRRQKPVPPALPAPEPFEPYDFLPHSPAAGVTDDWHSEASREARWAALRNANPEERPPGA
- the purN gene encoding phosphoribosylglycinamide formyltransferase, which encodes MAKSPVAKRLVVLVSGSGTNLQALLDKIATDGAAGYGAEIVAVGADRDGIVGLERAENAGIPTFVCRVKDHATRDEWDAALAEATASYSPDLIVSAGFMKIVGKEFLARFGGRFVNTHPALLPSFPGAHGVRDALAYGAKVTGCTVHFVDDGVDTGPIIAQGVVPVGDEDDESALHERIKEVERRLLVDVVGRLARNGYRIEGRKVLIP
- the purH gene encoding bifunctional phosphoribosylaminoimidazolecarboxamide formyltransferase/IMP cyclohydrolase produces the protein MTAEGTHGSQRPIKRALISVYDKTGLEELARGLHEAGVELVSTGSTAAKIAATGVPVTKVEELTGFPECLDGRVKTLHPRVHAGILADLRLDDHQRQLADLGVEPFQLVVVNLYPFKATVASGATPDECVEQIDIGGPSMVRAAAKNHPSVSVITSPDRYADVLAAVRDGGFDLTARKRLAAEAFRHTAEYDLAVASWFADDYASDGTDFPEFIGSAYARKNVLRYGENPHQGAALYVDGNGGLAEAEQLHGKEMSYNNYTDTDAARRAAYDHDDPCVAIIKHANPCGIAIGSNVAEAHRKAHACDPLSAFGGVIAVNRPVSKEMAEQVADIFTEVIVAPEYEDGAFEVLTKKKNIRVLRCHQAPSNAVEVKQIDGGALLQVTDRLQADGDNPANWTLATGDALNAGELAELAFAWKASRAVKSNAILLAKDGASVGVGMGQVNRVDSAKLAVERAGEERAHGAYAASDAFFPFPDGLEILTAAGVKAVVQPGGSVRDELVVEAAKKAGVTMYFTGTRHFFH